One window of Hippoglossus stenolepis isolate QCI-W04-F060 chromosome 1, HSTE1.2, whole genome shotgun sequence genomic DNA carries:
- the znf280d gene encoding zinc finger protein 280C isoform X1: protein MSELFMECVEEELEPWQKQAPEVHMIEDDDDEPIFVGVLSNNQKNSVPPPQPPQTNSAGIQEIKRPDPQPSISSSQIMVPLNITGNTVTTATPTMTTVTPQPVIVNNQGFIVTSPQLVNNPGFIASLGRQYPPGTSFAIVAAGQQQIFQQVSQGTIIPSAVHRPQVQQISNNIVTLSNVQSPTVYSTQPNQLKPNQQISLQAFSVPTKANSFNTDQTPVKRGLILQQTDSVEKKAKLNLDVSGTLENGIKTKCPKCQEEFTMPEALKFHMRSCCTKVESAAQSAMSANKRIMLVSEFYYGHFEGDGNNMEVQRTNSTFKCQSCLKILKNNIRFMNHMKHHLELEKQNSESWESYTTCQHCYRQYMTPFQLQCHIESAHSSMESSTICKICELAFESEQVLLEHMKDNHKPGEMPYVCQVCNYRSSFFSDVETHFRTVHENTKDLLCPFCLRVLKTSHMYMQHYMKHQKKGIHRCGKCRLNFLTYKEKLEHRTHFHKTFRKPKALEGLPPGTKVTIRASVSGKTPLAPTSPERSAVTVTPGIMCVTSPTSPPVSVSKAKSNMAGAAKGKGTQSKKKETRPSKHNLALRNLRINQGTHTCIECNAQVDDLFSHFPMVSNCGACKYRTSCKVSIGNHMIRYHSTITKNRFLKKESKKNSSKLKLTMVCLNCDLLMDASGGDLMSKHLNDRPDHICKVIQEKADVKNKERVQHVMMQPTKVVYLMATPSPPTPKETDMKLEEKVSSKSFTVAAVDQPEPILPTVDQEKGSTGLSVNEDVKPSSPPTSSPSTSDGAFDAPVGDEPVGDSESAGVGERLPVSEVVPEHKTGEQQTKSE from the exons ATGTCTGAACTTTTTATGGAGTGTGtcgaggaggagctggagccctGGCAGAAACAAGCTCCTGAAGTTCACATGAtcgaggatgatgatgatgaacccATCTTCGTCGGAGTGCTCT CTAACAACCAGAAGAACAGTGTGCCGCCGCCCCAACCTCCTCAGACGAACAGTGCAGGAATACAAGAAATAAAGCGTCCTGATCCTCAGCCTTCCATTAGCTCCTCACAAATAATGGTGCCACTGAATATCACTGGAAATACAGTGACTACTGCAACACCCACTATGACAACTGTCACGCCGCAACCTGTCATTGTAAATAACCAG GGCTTTATTGTCACTTCTCCGCAATTAGTGAACAACCCTGGATTTATTGCCTCTCTTGGTCGGCAGTATCCCCCTGGGACTTCATTTGCAATCGTAGCAG CTGGTCAGCAGCAGATCTTTCAGCAGGTCAGTCAAGGCACAATCATACCCAGTGCTGTCCATAGGCCTCAGGTGCAACAAATCAGCAACAACATTGTGACGTTGTCTAATGTCCAGAGTCCCACTGTGTACTCAACACAACCAAATCAACTGAAACCCAACCAGCAGATCTCTCTTCAGGCCTTCTCTGTGCCTACAAAGGCCAATAGCTTCAACACAG ATCAAACACCAGTCAAACGTGGATTGATACTGCAGCAAACTGACAGtgtagaaaaaaaagcaaagctcAATTTGG ATGTATCAGGCACACTGGAAAACGGCATCAAGACAAAGTGCCCCAAGTGTCAAGAAGAATTCACAATGCCAGAAGCTTTGAAATTTCATATGAGG AGTTGCTGTACAAAGGTTGAAAGTGCAGCTCAATCAGCCATGAGTGCAAACAAGCGCATCATGCTGGTCTCTGAGTTCTATTACGGCCACTTTGAGGGAGATGGGAACAATATGGAGGTGCAGAGGACCAACAGCACCTTCAAGTGCCAGAGCTGTTTGAAAATTCTCAAGAACAATATCAG GTTCATGAACCATATGAAACATcacctggagctggagaagcagAACAGTGAGAGCTGGGAAAGCTACACGACCTGCCAGCACTGCTACCGACAGTATATGACTCCGTTCCAGCTGCAGTGCCACATCGAGAGCGCTCACAGCTCGATGGAATCCTCAA CCATTTGCAAAATATGTGAGCTGGCGTTTGAGTCTGAGCAGGTGCTCCTGGAACACATGAAGGACAACCACAAGCCCGGGGAAATGCCTTATGTCTGCCAG GTGTGCAATTACAGGTCGTCTTTCTTCTCCGATGTGGAGACACATTTCCGAACCGTCCACGAAAACACTAAAGACCTGCTCTGTCCCTTCTGTCTCCGAGTTCTCAAAACGAGTCATATGTACATGCAACACTACATGAAACATCAG aaaAAAGGGATCCATCGCTGTGGAAAATGCAGACTGAACTTCCTCACCTACAAGGAGAAATTAGAGCACAGGACTCACTTCCACAAGACTTTCAGAAAACCTAAAGCCCTGGAGGGTCTTCCTCCGGGTACAAAG GTGACCATTAGAGCCTCCGTTTCAGGAAAGACGCCTCTAGCGCCCACCTCCCCTGAGCGATCTGCCGTTACCGTCACTCCAGGAATAATGTGCGTCACTTCGCCCACCAGCCCTCCAGTCAGTGTATCCAAGGCAAAGTCTAACATGGCCGGAGCTGCAAAAGGCAAAGGGACTCAGAGCAAGAAGAAAGAGACTCGACCTTCCAAGCACAACCTGGCCCTCAGGAATCTCAG AATTAATCAGGGGACTCACACGTGCATCGAGTGCAACGCACAAGTCGACGACTTGTTTTCTCATTTCCCAATGGTTTCCAATTGTGGTGCGTGTAAATATCGGACAAGTTGCAAAGTTTCAATTGGGAATCACATGATCAG GTATCACAGCACCATCaccaaaaacagatttttgaaGAAGGAAAGTAAGAAAAATTCATCCAAACTGAA aTTAACTATGGTCTGTCTCAACTGCGACCTCCTCATGGATGCATCAGGCGGTGACCTGATgagcaaacatttaaatgatcGACCAGATCACATATGCAAAGTCATTCAGGAGAAAG CAGACGTCAAAAACAAAGAGCGAGT GCAACACGTCATGATGCAGCCAACGAAAGTCGTGTACCTCATGGCGACACCTTCTCCTCCGACACCAAAGGAAACGGACATGAAACTAGAGGAAAAGGTCTCATCTAAAAGTTTTACTGTAGCTGCTGTTGATCAACCAGAGCCAATTTTACCAACAGTTGATCAGGAAAAGGGCTCCACGGGATTAAGTGTCAATGAAGATGTAAAGCCGTCATCACCGCCGACTTCGTCTCCCTCGACATCAGATGGGGCTTTCGATGCGCCGGTGGGAGATGAGCCAGTGGGTGACTCAGAGAGCGCAGGTGTCGGAGAGCGGCTCCCTGTCTCAGAAGTTGTCCCTGAGCACAAGACTGGGGAACAGCAAACTAAATCCGAATGA
- the znf280d gene encoding zinc finger protein 280C isoform X3 produces the protein MSELFMECVEEELEPWQKQAPEVHMIEDDDDEPIFVGVLSNNQKNSVPPPQPPQTNSAGIQEIKRPDPQPSISSSQIMVPLNITGNTVTTATPTMTTVTPQPVIGFIVTSPQLVNNPGFIASLGRQYPPGTSFAIVAAGQQQIFQQVSQGTIIPSAVHRPQVQQISNNIVTLSNVQSPTVYSTQPNQLKPNQQISLQAFSVPTKANSFNTDQTPVKRGLILQQTDSVEKKAKLNLDVSGTLENGIKTKCPKCQEEFTMPEALKFHMRSCCTKVESAAQSAMSANKRIMLVSEFYYGHFEGDGNNMEVQRTNSTFKCQSCLKILKNNIRFMNHMKHHLELEKQNSESWESYTTCQHCYRQYMTPFQLQCHIESAHSSMESSTICKICELAFESEQVLLEHMKDNHKPGEMPYVCQVCNYRSSFFSDVETHFRTVHENTKDLLCPFCLRVLKTSHMYMQHYMKHQKKGIHRCGKCRLNFLTYKEKLEHRTHFHKTFRKPKALEGLPPGTKVTIRASVSGKTPLAPTSPERSAVTVTPGIMCVTSPTSPPVSVSKAKSNMAGAAKGKGTQSKKKETRPSKHNLALRNLRINQGTHTCIECNAQVDDLFSHFPMVSNCGACKYRTSCKVSIGNHMIRYHSTITKNRFLKKESKKNSSKLKLTMVCLNCDLLMDASGGDLMSKHLNDRPDHICKVIQEKADVKNKERVQHVMMQPTKVVYLMATPSPPTPKETDMKLEEKVSSKSFTVAAVDQPEPILPTVDQEKGSTGLSVNEDVKPSSPPTSSPSTSDGAFDAPVGDEPVGDSESAGVGERLPVSEVVPEHKTGEQQTKSE, from the exons ATGTCTGAACTTTTTATGGAGTGTGtcgaggaggagctggagccctGGCAGAAACAAGCTCCTGAAGTTCACATGAtcgaggatgatgatgatgaacccATCTTCGTCGGAGTGCTCT CTAACAACCAGAAGAACAGTGTGCCGCCGCCCCAACCTCCTCAGACGAACAGTGCAGGAATACAAGAAATAAAGCGTCCTGATCCTCAGCCTTCCATTAGCTCCTCACAAATAATGGTGCCACTGAATATCACTGGAAATACAGTGACTACTGCAACACCCACTATGACAACTGTCACGCCGCAACCTGTCATT GGCTTTATTGTCACTTCTCCGCAATTAGTGAACAACCCTGGATTTATTGCCTCTCTTGGTCGGCAGTATCCCCCTGGGACTTCATTTGCAATCGTAGCAG CTGGTCAGCAGCAGATCTTTCAGCAGGTCAGTCAAGGCACAATCATACCCAGTGCTGTCCATAGGCCTCAGGTGCAACAAATCAGCAACAACATTGTGACGTTGTCTAATGTCCAGAGTCCCACTGTGTACTCAACACAACCAAATCAACTGAAACCCAACCAGCAGATCTCTCTTCAGGCCTTCTCTGTGCCTACAAAGGCCAATAGCTTCAACACAG ATCAAACACCAGTCAAACGTGGATTGATACTGCAGCAAACTGACAGtgtagaaaaaaaagcaaagctcAATTTGG ATGTATCAGGCACACTGGAAAACGGCATCAAGACAAAGTGCCCCAAGTGTCAAGAAGAATTCACAATGCCAGAAGCTTTGAAATTTCATATGAGG AGTTGCTGTACAAAGGTTGAAAGTGCAGCTCAATCAGCCATGAGTGCAAACAAGCGCATCATGCTGGTCTCTGAGTTCTATTACGGCCACTTTGAGGGAGATGGGAACAATATGGAGGTGCAGAGGACCAACAGCACCTTCAAGTGCCAGAGCTGTTTGAAAATTCTCAAGAACAATATCAG GTTCATGAACCATATGAAACATcacctggagctggagaagcagAACAGTGAGAGCTGGGAAAGCTACACGACCTGCCAGCACTGCTACCGACAGTATATGACTCCGTTCCAGCTGCAGTGCCACATCGAGAGCGCTCACAGCTCGATGGAATCCTCAA CCATTTGCAAAATATGTGAGCTGGCGTTTGAGTCTGAGCAGGTGCTCCTGGAACACATGAAGGACAACCACAAGCCCGGGGAAATGCCTTATGTCTGCCAG GTGTGCAATTACAGGTCGTCTTTCTTCTCCGATGTGGAGACACATTTCCGAACCGTCCACGAAAACACTAAAGACCTGCTCTGTCCCTTCTGTCTCCGAGTTCTCAAAACGAGTCATATGTACATGCAACACTACATGAAACATCAG aaaAAAGGGATCCATCGCTGTGGAAAATGCAGACTGAACTTCCTCACCTACAAGGAGAAATTAGAGCACAGGACTCACTTCCACAAGACTTTCAGAAAACCTAAAGCCCTGGAGGGTCTTCCTCCGGGTACAAAG GTGACCATTAGAGCCTCCGTTTCAGGAAAGACGCCTCTAGCGCCCACCTCCCCTGAGCGATCTGCCGTTACCGTCACTCCAGGAATAATGTGCGTCACTTCGCCCACCAGCCCTCCAGTCAGTGTATCCAAGGCAAAGTCTAACATGGCCGGAGCTGCAAAAGGCAAAGGGACTCAGAGCAAGAAGAAAGAGACTCGACCTTCCAAGCACAACCTGGCCCTCAGGAATCTCAG AATTAATCAGGGGACTCACACGTGCATCGAGTGCAACGCACAAGTCGACGACTTGTTTTCTCATTTCCCAATGGTTTCCAATTGTGGTGCGTGTAAATATCGGACAAGTTGCAAAGTTTCAATTGGGAATCACATGATCAG GTATCACAGCACCATCaccaaaaacagatttttgaaGAAGGAAAGTAAGAAAAATTCATCCAAACTGAA aTTAACTATGGTCTGTCTCAACTGCGACCTCCTCATGGATGCATCAGGCGGTGACCTGATgagcaaacatttaaatgatcGACCAGATCACATATGCAAAGTCATTCAGGAGAAAG CAGACGTCAAAAACAAAGAGCGAGT GCAACACGTCATGATGCAGCCAACGAAAGTCGTGTACCTCATGGCGACACCTTCTCCTCCGACACCAAAGGAAACGGACATGAAACTAGAGGAAAAGGTCTCATCTAAAAGTTTTACTGTAGCTGCTGTTGATCAACCAGAGCCAATTTTACCAACAGTTGATCAGGAAAAGGGCTCCACGGGATTAAGTGTCAATGAAGATGTAAAGCCGTCATCACCGCCGACTTCGTCTCCCTCGACATCAGATGGGGCTTTCGATGCGCCGGTGGGAGATGAGCCAGTGGGTGACTCAGAGAGCGCAGGTGTCGGAGAGCGGCTCCCTGTCTCAGAAGTTGTCCCTGAGCACAAGACTGGGGAACAGCAAACTAAATCCGAATGA
- the znf280d gene encoding zinc finger protein 280C isoform X2, whose translation MSELFMECVEEELEPWQKQAPEVHMIEDDDDEPIFVGVLSNNQKNSVPPPQPPQTNSAGIQEIKRPDPQPSISSSQIMVPLNITGNTVTTATPTMTTVTPQPVIVNNQGFIVTSPQLVNNPGFIASLGRQYPPGTSFAIVAAGQQQIFQQVSQGTIIPSAVHRPQVQQISNNIVTLSNVQSPTVYSTQPNQLKPNQQISLQAFSVPTKANSFNTDQTPVKRGLILQQTDSVEKKAKLNLDVSGTLENGIKTKCPKCQEEFTMPEALKFHMRSCCTKVESAAQSAMSANKRIMLVSEFYYGHFEGDGNNMEVQRTNSTFKCQSCLKILKNNIRFMNHMKHHLELEKQNSESWESYTTCQHCYRQYMTPFQLQCHIESAHSSMESSTICKICELAFESEQVLLEHMKDNHKPGEMPYVCQVCNYRSSFFSDVETHFRTVHENTKDLLCPFCLRVLKTSHMYMQHYMKHQKKGIHRCGKCRLNFLTYKEKLEHRTHFHKTFRKPKALEGLPPGTKVTIRASVSGKTPLAPTSPERSAVTVTPGIMCVTSPTSPPVSVSKAKSNMAGAAKGKGTQSKKKETRPSKHNLALRNLRINQGTHTCIECNAQVDDLFSHFPMVSNCGACKYRTSCKVSIGNHMIRYHSTITKNRFLKKESKKNSSKLKLTMVCLNCDLLMDASGGDLMSKHLNDRPDHICKVIQEKDVKNKERVQHVMMQPTKVVYLMATPSPPTPKETDMKLEEKVSSKSFTVAAVDQPEPILPTVDQEKGSTGLSVNEDVKPSSPPTSSPSTSDGAFDAPVGDEPVGDSESAGVGERLPVSEVVPEHKTGEQQTKSE comes from the exons ATGTCTGAACTTTTTATGGAGTGTGtcgaggaggagctggagccctGGCAGAAACAAGCTCCTGAAGTTCACATGAtcgaggatgatgatgatgaacccATCTTCGTCGGAGTGCTCT CTAACAACCAGAAGAACAGTGTGCCGCCGCCCCAACCTCCTCAGACGAACAGTGCAGGAATACAAGAAATAAAGCGTCCTGATCCTCAGCCTTCCATTAGCTCCTCACAAATAATGGTGCCACTGAATATCACTGGAAATACAGTGACTACTGCAACACCCACTATGACAACTGTCACGCCGCAACCTGTCATTGTAAATAACCAG GGCTTTATTGTCACTTCTCCGCAATTAGTGAACAACCCTGGATTTATTGCCTCTCTTGGTCGGCAGTATCCCCCTGGGACTTCATTTGCAATCGTAGCAG CTGGTCAGCAGCAGATCTTTCAGCAGGTCAGTCAAGGCACAATCATACCCAGTGCTGTCCATAGGCCTCAGGTGCAACAAATCAGCAACAACATTGTGACGTTGTCTAATGTCCAGAGTCCCACTGTGTACTCAACACAACCAAATCAACTGAAACCCAACCAGCAGATCTCTCTTCAGGCCTTCTCTGTGCCTACAAAGGCCAATAGCTTCAACACAG ATCAAACACCAGTCAAACGTGGATTGATACTGCAGCAAACTGACAGtgtagaaaaaaaagcaaagctcAATTTGG ATGTATCAGGCACACTGGAAAACGGCATCAAGACAAAGTGCCCCAAGTGTCAAGAAGAATTCACAATGCCAGAAGCTTTGAAATTTCATATGAGG AGTTGCTGTACAAAGGTTGAAAGTGCAGCTCAATCAGCCATGAGTGCAAACAAGCGCATCATGCTGGTCTCTGAGTTCTATTACGGCCACTTTGAGGGAGATGGGAACAATATGGAGGTGCAGAGGACCAACAGCACCTTCAAGTGCCAGAGCTGTTTGAAAATTCTCAAGAACAATATCAG GTTCATGAACCATATGAAACATcacctggagctggagaagcagAACAGTGAGAGCTGGGAAAGCTACACGACCTGCCAGCACTGCTACCGACAGTATATGACTCCGTTCCAGCTGCAGTGCCACATCGAGAGCGCTCACAGCTCGATGGAATCCTCAA CCATTTGCAAAATATGTGAGCTGGCGTTTGAGTCTGAGCAGGTGCTCCTGGAACACATGAAGGACAACCACAAGCCCGGGGAAATGCCTTATGTCTGCCAG GTGTGCAATTACAGGTCGTCTTTCTTCTCCGATGTGGAGACACATTTCCGAACCGTCCACGAAAACACTAAAGACCTGCTCTGTCCCTTCTGTCTCCGAGTTCTCAAAACGAGTCATATGTACATGCAACACTACATGAAACATCAG aaaAAAGGGATCCATCGCTGTGGAAAATGCAGACTGAACTTCCTCACCTACAAGGAGAAATTAGAGCACAGGACTCACTTCCACAAGACTTTCAGAAAACCTAAAGCCCTGGAGGGTCTTCCTCCGGGTACAAAG GTGACCATTAGAGCCTCCGTTTCAGGAAAGACGCCTCTAGCGCCCACCTCCCCTGAGCGATCTGCCGTTACCGTCACTCCAGGAATAATGTGCGTCACTTCGCCCACCAGCCCTCCAGTCAGTGTATCCAAGGCAAAGTCTAACATGGCCGGAGCTGCAAAAGGCAAAGGGACTCAGAGCAAGAAGAAAGAGACTCGACCTTCCAAGCACAACCTGGCCCTCAGGAATCTCAG AATTAATCAGGGGACTCACACGTGCATCGAGTGCAACGCACAAGTCGACGACTTGTTTTCTCATTTCCCAATGGTTTCCAATTGTGGTGCGTGTAAATATCGGACAAGTTGCAAAGTTTCAATTGGGAATCACATGATCAG GTATCACAGCACCATCaccaaaaacagatttttgaaGAAGGAAAGTAAGAAAAATTCATCCAAACTGAA aTTAACTATGGTCTGTCTCAACTGCGACCTCCTCATGGATGCATCAGGCGGTGACCTGATgagcaaacatttaaatgatcGACCAGATCACATATGCAAAGTCATTCAGGAGAAAG ACGTCAAAAACAAAGAGCGAGT GCAACACGTCATGATGCAGCCAACGAAAGTCGTGTACCTCATGGCGACACCTTCTCCTCCGACACCAAAGGAAACGGACATGAAACTAGAGGAAAAGGTCTCATCTAAAAGTTTTACTGTAGCTGCTGTTGATCAACCAGAGCCAATTTTACCAACAGTTGATCAGGAAAAGGGCTCCACGGGATTAAGTGTCAATGAAGATGTAAAGCCGTCATCACCGCCGACTTCGTCTCCCTCGACATCAGATGGGGCTTTCGATGCGCCGGTGGGAGATGAGCCAGTGGGTGACTCAGAGAGCGCAGGTGTCGGAGAGCGGCTCCCTGTCTCAGAAGTTGTCCCTGAGCACAAGACTGGGGAACAGCAAACTAAATCCGAATGA
- the znf280d gene encoding zinc finger protein 280C isoform X4 encodes MSELFMECVEEELEPWQKQAPEVHMIEDDDDEPIFVGVLSNNQKNSVPPPQPPQTNSAGIQEIKRPDPQPSISSSQIMVPLNITGNTVTTATPTMTTVTPQPVIVNNQGFIVTSPQLVNNPGFIASLGRQYPPGTSFAIVAAGQQQIFQQSPTVYSTQPNQLKPNQQISLQAFSVPTKANSFNTDQTPVKRGLILQQTDSVEKKAKLNLDVSGTLENGIKTKCPKCQEEFTMPEALKFHMRSCCTKVESAAQSAMSANKRIMLVSEFYYGHFEGDGNNMEVQRTNSTFKCQSCLKILKNNIRFMNHMKHHLELEKQNSESWESYTTCQHCYRQYMTPFQLQCHIESAHSSMESSTICKICELAFESEQVLLEHMKDNHKPGEMPYVCQVCNYRSSFFSDVETHFRTVHENTKDLLCPFCLRVLKTSHMYMQHYMKHQKKGIHRCGKCRLNFLTYKEKLEHRTHFHKTFRKPKALEGLPPGTKVTIRASVSGKTPLAPTSPERSAVTVTPGIMCVTSPTSPPVSVSKAKSNMAGAAKGKGTQSKKKETRPSKHNLALRNLRINQGTHTCIECNAQVDDLFSHFPMVSNCGACKYRTSCKVSIGNHMIRYHSTITKNRFLKKESKKNSSKLKLTMVCLNCDLLMDASGGDLMSKHLNDRPDHICKVIQEKADVKNKERVQHVMMQPTKVVYLMATPSPPTPKETDMKLEEKVSSKSFTVAAVDQPEPILPTVDQEKGSTGLSVNEDVKPSSPPTSSPSTSDGAFDAPVGDEPVGDSESAGVGERLPVSEVVPEHKTGEQQTKSE; translated from the exons ATGTCTGAACTTTTTATGGAGTGTGtcgaggaggagctggagccctGGCAGAAACAAGCTCCTGAAGTTCACATGAtcgaggatgatgatgatgaacccATCTTCGTCGGAGTGCTCT CTAACAACCAGAAGAACAGTGTGCCGCCGCCCCAACCTCCTCAGACGAACAGTGCAGGAATACAAGAAATAAAGCGTCCTGATCCTCAGCCTTCCATTAGCTCCTCACAAATAATGGTGCCACTGAATATCACTGGAAATACAGTGACTACTGCAACACCCACTATGACAACTGTCACGCCGCAACCTGTCATTGTAAATAACCAG GGCTTTATTGTCACTTCTCCGCAATTAGTGAACAACCCTGGATTTATTGCCTCTCTTGGTCGGCAGTATCCCCCTGGGACTTCATTTGCAATCGTAGCAG CTGGTCAGCAGCAGATCTTTCAGCAG AGTCCCACTGTGTACTCAACACAACCAAATCAACTGAAACCCAACCAGCAGATCTCTCTTCAGGCCTTCTCTGTGCCTACAAAGGCCAATAGCTTCAACACAG ATCAAACACCAGTCAAACGTGGATTGATACTGCAGCAAACTGACAGtgtagaaaaaaaagcaaagctcAATTTGG ATGTATCAGGCACACTGGAAAACGGCATCAAGACAAAGTGCCCCAAGTGTCAAGAAGAATTCACAATGCCAGAAGCTTTGAAATTTCATATGAGG AGTTGCTGTACAAAGGTTGAAAGTGCAGCTCAATCAGCCATGAGTGCAAACAAGCGCATCATGCTGGTCTCTGAGTTCTATTACGGCCACTTTGAGGGAGATGGGAACAATATGGAGGTGCAGAGGACCAACAGCACCTTCAAGTGCCAGAGCTGTTTGAAAATTCTCAAGAACAATATCAG GTTCATGAACCATATGAAACATcacctggagctggagaagcagAACAGTGAGAGCTGGGAAAGCTACACGACCTGCCAGCACTGCTACCGACAGTATATGACTCCGTTCCAGCTGCAGTGCCACATCGAGAGCGCTCACAGCTCGATGGAATCCTCAA CCATTTGCAAAATATGTGAGCTGGCGTTTGAGTCTGAGCAGGTGCTCCTGGAACACATGAAGGACAACCACAAGCCCGGGGAAATGCCTTATGTCTGCCAG GTGTGCAATTACAGGTCGTCTTTCTTCTCCGATGTGGAGACACATTTCCGAACCGTCCACGAAAACACTAAAGACCTGCTCTGTCCCTTCTGTCTCCGAGTTCTCAAAACGAGTCATATGTACATGCAACACTACATGAAACATCAG aaaAAAGGGATCCATCGCTGTGGAAAATGCAGACTGAACTTCCTCACCTACAAGGAGAAATTAGAGCACAGGACTCACTTCCACAAGACTTTCAGAAAACCTAAAGCCCTGGAGGGTCTTCCTCCGGGTACAAAG GTGACCATTAGAGCCTCCGTTTCAGGAAAGACGCCTCTAGCGCCCACCTCCCCTGAGCGATCTGCCGTTACCGTCACTCCAGGAATAATGTGCGTCACTTCGCCCACCAGCCCTCCAGTCAGTGTATCCAAGGCAAAGTCTAACATGGCCGGAGCTGCAAAAGGCAAAGGGACTCAGAGCAAGAAGAAAGAGACTCGACCTTCCAAGCACAACCTGGCCCTCAGGAATCTCAG AATTAATCAGGGGACTCACACGTGCATCGAGTGCAACGCACAAGTCGACGACTTGTTTTCTCATTTCCCAATGGTTTCCAATTGTGGTGCGTGTAAATATCGGACAAGTTGCAAAGTTTCAATTGGGAATCACATGATCAG GTATCACAGCACCATCaccaaaaacagatttttgaaGAAGGAAAGTAAGAAAAATTCATCCAAACTGAA aTTAACTATGGTCTGTCTCAACTGCGACCTCCTCATGGATGCATCAGGCGGTGACCTGATgagcaaacatttaaatgatcGACCAGATCACATATGCAAAGTCATTCAGGAGAAAG CAGACGTCAAAAACAAAGAGCGAGT GCAACACGTCATGATGCAGCCAACGAAAGTCGTGTACCTCATGGCGACACCTTCTCCTCCGACACCAAAGGAAACGGACATGAAACTAGAGGAAAAGGTCTCATCTAAAAGTTTTACTGTAGCTGCTGTTGATCAACCAGAGCCAATTTTACCAACAGTTGATCAGGAAAAGGGCTCCACGGGATTAAGTGTCAATGAAGATGTAAAGCCGTCATCACCGCCGACTTCGTCTCCCTCGACATCAGATGGGGCTTTCGATGCGCCGGTGGGAGATGAGCCAGTGGGTGACTCAGAGAGCGCAGGTGTCGGAGAGCGGCTCCCTGTCTCAGAAGTTGTCCCTGAGCACAAGACTGGGGAACAGCAAACTAAATCCGAATGA